The bacterium genome contains the following window.
AAGAAGATGTCGCCCATCCTCGGCGAGGAGGGCGTCGGCATCTGGGGCACGGCCACCAACCTGGTGGCGATCCTGCTGGTGATGTCCAACTTCGGTCTCGGCACGCTGCTGACCCGCGAGATCACGCGGCGCCGCGGCATGACCCTGCCCCTCTTCCTGAGCACCATGAAGGTGCGCTGGGCCATGGGGGCGGTGGGCTACCTCTTCCTGTTCGCCTTCGTCGAACTGAAGGGATACGACGCCGTCAAGACGGCGGCCTTCCTCGTCACGGGCCTGGCCATCTTCATCGAATCGACGGCCATGGCCTGCGACGCCGTGCTGCAGGCCCACGAGAAGGTGCAGCACCAGACGACCGGCCAGGTCGTCTCGGCCGTGGCCTATTTCGCCATGGCCTTCTGGGCCCTCGATGCGGGCCACGGCCTGATGGGCGTGGTCTGGTCGAACGCCATCAGCCGCCTCATCCGGCTGCTGGTGATGGCGCCGCTCATGTTCGCGACCACCGGCCCCTGGCAGTGGCACGACCCGGACGACGACCGTCCCGTGCCCACGCCGCGCCACATGCTGAAGCTGGGGTTCCCGCTCTTCCTGGCGACGACCTTCGGCATCGTCTACAACATGGTCGACACCGTCATGCTGAACGCCATGAAGGGCGACGCCGTGAGCGGGATCTACTTCCTCGGGCACCGGGCGCTGGACATCCTGCTCATCGTGCCGGGCCTCTTCGGCACGGCCGTCTTCCCGGCCCTCGCCCGCTACGCCGAGCGTTCGGGCGACGACGCGCGCCGCCTCGGCGAGCGCTCCCTCCGCTTCATGATGGTGGCCATGCTGCCGCTCACGGTCTTCGTGATGTTCATCGCCGAGCCGATCATCTTCTTCTTCAGCGACGGCCAGGCCGGCTTCAACGACTCGATCCGGGTGCTGATGATCGTCGTGTGGGGCCTGCCCCTGCAGGCCGCCTCGATCATCTACAGCCGCCTGCTGATCACCGCGAACCGCGAGCGGGTCTTCGTGCAGATCGGCTTCGTCTCCATGCTCGTGAACGTGGTCCTGAACGTGGTCCTGATTCCCCGCACGAGCTACTACGGCGCCTCGGCCGCGACGATCATCGCGATGCTCACCAGCTACCTGATGCACCACCACTACCTGGCGCGCACGCCGCTGCGGCCGCCGGTGCTGAAGGCGCTGTTGGGCCCGGTGGCGTCCTTGGCCGCGGCCTGGGCCACCACGGTCCTGGTGCTGGCGGCGGCGGTCCCGGCCTGGCACGTGTCGTGGCGCTACCTGCCGGTCCACGAGGGCTGGCTCGCCTTCCTGACCGCCACCCTGCTCACGACCGCGGGCTACGGGGCGGCCCTCTTCGCCTTCCGCGTGTTCGGGGCTGGCGATCTGCGGCTCCTCGCCGAGATGCGCCGACGGCCGCCCGCAGCCTGATCGGCCTGGTTTGAGAATATCCTACCAAAATACTGTAACTTTAGTTTCTTCAACAAGTTGTTAAAGATTTCACCCATGCGGCCGATGATCCGGTGGAGGCTCGCCCGGACTCGTGACGCAGGGGAGATGCGATGTTCAGGAAGTGGAGTCTGAGCCGGAAGATCGGCGTGGGATTCGGCACGGTGCTCGTGCTGCTCGCGGGCCTCGCCGCCCGGGCGTTCTTCGGGATCGGCGACATCGTCGGCGACGCCACGGAGGTCATCGACGGGAACGTGGTCAAGGGCGTGATGATCGAGAAGGAGATCGATCACCTGAACTGGGCCAACCAGGTGGGGGCCCTGATCAACGACCCGGCGGTGACGACGCTCGCGGTCCAGACCGATCCGCACAAGTGCGCCTTCGGCCAGTGGTACTACGGGACGGAACGCGGGGCGGCCGAGGAGCTCGTGCCGGGTCTCGCGGCGATCCTGGGCCGGATCGAGGACCCCCACGCGCGTCTGCACGCCTCGGCGGTCCACATCGCCGCCGTGTACACGCCGGCGGATCTCGCTCTCGGCGGTTTCCTGCGCGATTCCAAGACGGCGCACCTGACCTGGCTGCACCAGGTGAAGGACGTCTTCCTCGCGGGCGAGGACCAGCTCTTCGTCCAGACCGACCCCCACCGCTGCGGCTTCGGCACCTGGCTGTACGGCGATGCGGCCGTCGCCCGGCGCGACGCCTCGCCCGAGTTCGCCGATATCTGGCGGCAGGTCGAGGCGGCGCACCGCCGGCTCCACGCCGGCGCCCTGACGATCCAGGGTCACTTCGACGAGGGCGACTACGACCTCGCGACCATGTCCTACTACGCCGAGGTCGAGCCGGCGGCCCAGCAGGTGCTCAAGGGGATCGATTCCTTCATCGCATTCCAGGAACAGGACGTGGCGGGCATGCTGCAGGCCTCGGAGATCTACGCCGCCGAGACCGTGCCCGCCCTGCACGAGGTGGCCGGCCTGCTGGGCGAGGCGCGCGACGTGGTCGCCGCCAACGTGATGACCGACGCCGAGATGCTGGCCGCCGCCCGGGGCACGCGCTCGGCGGTGACCTGGCTCGGTCTGGCGGCCGGCCTGGTGGGCATCGCGCTGGCCGTGCTGATCACGCGCAGCATCGTGCGGGCGCTCAATGCGGTCATGTGCGAACTGAACCTCGGTGCGGAGCAGGTGGCGGTGGCCAGCGGCCAGGTGGCCCAGGCGAGCCAGGACATGGCCGACGGCGCGAGCCAGCAGGCCT
Protein-coding sequences here:
- a CDS encoding flippase gives rise to the protein MQASRTIAKNTALLTFGVLAGRVLGVFIFKKMSPILGEEGVGIWGTATNLVAILLVMSNFGLGTLLTREITRRRGMTLPLFLSTMKVRWAMGAVGYLFLFAFVELKGYDAVKTAAFLVTGLAIFIESTAMACDAVLQAHEKVQHQTTGQVVSAVAYFAMAFWALDAGHGLMGVVWSNAISRLIRLLVMAPLMFATTGPWQWHDPDDDRPVPTPRHMLKLGFPLFLATTFGIVYNMVDTVMLNAMKGDAVSGIYFLGHRALDILLIVPGLFGTAVFPALARYAERSGDDARRLGERSLRFMMVAMLPLTVFVMFIAEPIIFFFSDGQAGFNDSIRVLMIVVWGLPLQAASIIYSRLLITANRERVFVQIGFVSMLVNVVLNVVLIPRTSYYGASAATIIAMLTSYLMHHHYLARTPLRPPVLKALLGPVASLAAAWATTVLVLAAAVPAWHVSWRYLPVHEGWLAFLTATLLTTAGYGAALFAFRVFGAGDLRLLAEMRRRPPAA
- a CDS encoding CZB domain-containing protein — encoded protein: MFRKWSLSRKIGVGFGTVLVLLAGLAARAFFGIGDIVGDATEVIDGNVVKGVMIEKEIDHLNWANQVGALINDPAVTTLAVQTDPHKCAFGQWYYGTERGAAEELVPGLAAILGRIEDPHARLHASAVHIAAVYTPADLALGGFLRDSKTAHLTWLHQVKDVFLAGEDQLFVQTDPHRCGFGTWLYGDAAVARRDASPEFADIWRQVEAAHRRLHAGALTIQGHFDEGDYDLATMSYYAEVEPAAQQVLKGIDSFIAFQEQDVAGMLQASEIYAAETVPALHEVAGLLGEARDVVAANVMTDAEMLAAARGTRSAVTWLGLAAGLVGIALAVLITRSIVRALNAVMCELNLGAEQVAVASGQVAQASQDMADGASQQASSLEETTATLQELSAMTSQNAGHAGEASRLAGDLRGVAEDGQAAMGRMTEAIGRIKESADQTAQIIKTIDEIAFQTNLLALNAAVEAARAGDAGRGFAVVAEEVRNLAGRSAEAARSTAGLIDQSQANADGGVQVTHGVTATLAQLVDGIEKVGDLVAAVSTATSQQSTGVGEITTAVGHLDQITQNTAANAEESASAAEELSGQARELKHMVDVLARVITGDTATGSCAGRRAVRAATLVDADLATVAGPPPAAAARARPRPSRGSFVPEPADPMQVIPLDEDELIEV